In the genome of Blastopirellula retiformator, the window AACTTCGGCAGCAACATCATCAAGCTGAAGCCGCCCGAGGAGCCGATGCTGCCGTTCGTGATGATGCCGCGTCCGCTGCAAGAGAGCAACGTCGTCAACAAGTCGGGCACGGCCGGCTTTTTGGGGCGCGCCTACGATCCGTATTATCTCTTCCCGCCGGGAGACGATATGGACATGCAGAAGATGGAGCGGATCAATATCACCGACCTGACGCTGCGGCCTGAGGTCTCGACCGGCCGGTTAGGACGCCGGGCTCGCCTGCGCGACATGATCAACGCCGGGATGCCGGGTCTGGATCAAGCGGTCCAAAAATACGACATGGACAAGTATTACGAAACGGCGATGAACCTGATCTCGTCGGGCCGGGCTCGCGACGCATTTGATCTGAGCAAAGAGAGCGACAAGACCCGCGACATGTACGGCCGCAATACCTTCGGCCAAAGTCTGCTGCTGGCGCGACGGTTGGTCGACGCCGGTACGCGAGTGGTGGAAGTGATCTGGCCGAAAGTGGCGAACTCCAACAACCATAGCTGGGATCATCACGTCGACCTGACCAATCGGATGAAGAACCAATCGGCGCCGATGCTCGACAGCGGTCTGTCGGCTTTGATCGCCGATATGGACGACCGCGGCATGCTGGAAAATACGCTGGTCGTCGCGGTTGGCGAGTTCGGCCGCAGTCCGCAGCGTGGGGTCAGCACGTCGGGCAACGGCAACAGCGCCGATGGTCGCGACCATTGGCCTTATTGCTATACGGCCTGTCTGGCTGGCGCCGGCATCAAACGTGGCGCCGTCTATGGCGAATCGGATCAAACCGCGTCGGCTCCCTTGAGCGATCCGGTCCATCCGACCGAGTTGCTCGCGACGATCTATCACACCCTGGGCATCGACCCGGCGACGATCGTTTACAACCACTTGAACCAGCCGCGCGAACTGGTCAAGGCGGAAGCGGTGACCGGCCTGTTCGGCTGACGAAGAAGAATACGGCCGACTAAGAGGGGGACGAACTCGCCGGTTCGGCGGTCGTTTCGCCCGGCTGAAACTCTGCGAACAACGTGCGCACCAATTCTAGGTGCGCGCTGCTGTAGTCAAGCCGAATCTGCGACGGTCCGCGGTGAAAACGGCTCCGTTCGACGACCAATTCGAAACGGCCATTTTCAGTCTCTTGAAACCGGACGAAGAGGATGATCGATTTTCCCTCGACCGTTGGCGCTCCCCGGGCGACGTTTTCTTGCTCGTAGGCGATCGTGAAGTTGTAGGAGATCTCGAATCTTACGAAGACGCCAGGCGTTTCTTTCGAGTCGGCCGTCACGACGTCGGGAACCACCTCGTAGTTGATCAGCGGCTCGTAGTCGAACCGTTGATAGAAGACGCCGCCGACTTTCGGCGTGTTTACTTCGATCGCCGAGAACTTGCGACTGCGAACGGTCGCTTTCCGCTCGGCGGCGATCAGCGGCGTACCGTCGACGATGCGGCGCGGCGTCGGTTCGGCAGGAGGAGGAGGTGCGGAGACGGACTTCTTCGGCGTCACCGTCGGCACGTACGACTCGATATCCTCCACTGCCGGCTGCAGCACGCCATCGAGTACGGATTCCATCCGAAACATGATCGCCAAGGTCACCAGCACGACGATCGCGAGAATCGCAAACCCGATGAATCGGCCCATAGCACAATGTATCTGCGAAGATGGAGATGGAACAAAGTCTCCAGTCTCGCGCAGTCTCGTAGTATTTTGCGCGAGCGGCATTTGAAGAATTTCGGAAGATTTGCGAAATCGGGAATTTGCTACTTGGTCATGAAGTCACGGCGTTTCAGCTCCGCTTTCAAGATGTTCAAGGTCGGATTCGCTTTTACTAGTTTAAGGGCGTGATTTTGGGCGAGACTCGACTGACGGGACGAAGCCAGCGCCGTACGTAACTCGGACAACAGCTCGGCAGCCTTGCCATAAGATTTGCTGGAACGTTCCGCAACGAGTTGATCGATCAACTCAAGCGTCGGTTTCGGATCGGCGGCCATTTCGGCGCGGCGTTTGAGGAGACTCGCTTCGCGCTTCTGCACCTCCTTTTTCTGGTACGCTTCGTATAGCTTTTCCGCCTCCTCGCGTAGTTCCGCGATCGTCCGCGACGACTCGGCGGTGGGCCAAACGACCATGTCGGTCGACGCTTGATACCGCTGCAGCATCTCGCCCCGGACGTCAGCCCCTTGGCCGCACATCACCTGGTGCAGCCAGGTTTCCTTTTGGGATGTCGTTTGGTCGGTCAACCAGCGTTCGTAACCAGCGGCCGAGTCGGCCATCTTCGGCAAAGGCGAACTGAGTTGCGCCGCCGCGTCAATGACGTAATCGCCGATGTCGTAGAAATCGGCCAAAGCCCGCTGGGCGTCGGTCAGCTTTCCCATCCCGGCGGGAACCGGAGGTTCCGTTTCTTCACTCGGATCATGTTCCATGTCCATTCGGGCGGCCAACGCGGCTAAATAAAAGGGGCGCAAGTCCCCTGTCAAAATTTCGTCGCGAAGCGGGCGTAATCGATCGATCAGCTCGCCCAAGTCGCCGAAGTAGTCTTCGAGCCAGCCGGGCTCGTATTGCGGTTCGATGCAGAGGATTCCGCCGGTCCCCTTTTTGTCTTTGGCGAAACGTACGCCCTCGCCATCGAGATAGTTCTTCGCTCGCTGGAGAATGGGAGGCGTACGCCTAAATCGAATGGCAATTCGGCGAATGCCAAAGTTGGCGTAGTGGAGATGGATGTCGTATCCGCGCCGCAACATCTCGTCGGCGTCGCCATGAAAGTCGCCGAAGTGGTATTCGTTCTCGAAAGACCAAGGAGTGATATCAGCGCGAGACGACTGATCCTCCATGAATTCCATATTCTTGGCGCTGACCGGCGCGTCTGTCGCGCGGAAGGCAACGTACTGGTATTCGCTCATTTGGGGAGATCCATCCTGACGAGGTTGAATGCCGACTAAGATTCCTCTTCCTCCGACGGCGTTTCTGCCGGCGTCTCCACCTTGTCGGAGTTAAACTTCGAGTCATTCGCCATGCGGTACAAGGCGCTGGCCTGAGCGGCCAGATCGGCCTTTTCGATCAGCAGTTCGAGCTTGTAGCGGCGGCCGCTGTGGACCGTTTCCACAACCAGTTGACGGGCCGCTTCGCTTTGGAACTTGGCCGGGCGGCAATACTGGACCCAGTAGCTTGATCCGATTTCGATCACCTGGGGGGGTGGATAGACGAAGGTTCGCTCCCCGATTTCCTCGGCCAGTTGCTTGTACAGAACCTGGGCGGTCGGCTCATCGACCAGGTCGGCCATTGAGCTGTCGGTGGCATGCACCAAGATCCGCGGAATGCCGGAGGGATCGTTCTGGTAGGCGCCCAGCAGATATTCGCTTCGCCGAGGCAGAAATCGCCAGCCTTCGGGCAAGGTCGTCTGATAGCGGCCTTGGTCCAGCGGCGGAACTTGCAGTCCGGCCGGGGCGAGCGTCAGCGGCAAACCGGGCTCGGCCGGCTTGGGGGTCGCCGCGGTTGGAGAGCCGGACGCCGGAGCGGCTTGTGGCGGGGTCGGCTGATCGGCCGAACAGCCCGCCAATAGAAACAAGCAGCCTGCGGTGAGCGTAAGACGTGCGATATTCATGACAAACCTCCTGAGAAGCAACAGGAATGCCTCGCGTCGCACGAACCTTAGCAGTTCGTTGATTTTCTCGACGGACTGCGTGATCGCAGGGATGCGATCTCAAAATAGCGACGTAAGTCGTTATTTTGCGAGCTACGCTCTGAGCCTAGCGAGGTTGAAAAATGCCACGATGGCACGTTTCAACAGGCAGCTCATCGCGGGCGCGACTTATTCGATCACTTCTTCGATCGTTTCTTTGACCTTCTGGACGAAGTGCGGGGGCTTGCCCGACTTGCTGAGGTCCTGAGCCTTTTTCTCGGCTTCTTCCTTCTGGTCGTATTCGTACAGGGCGATCCGCTTCATCGACTGGTTAAAGACGCCCCAGAAAAGCTTCATGCGGACTTCGGTCGTCTTTTTCGCCCTCGATTTTCGTTTGGCCTTCTTCTTCGGCGCCGGTTCGGCTCCTTCGGCGACTTCCGCCGCATCGGCTTGTGCACGTAACTCTTTGCGGTTGACAACTTTGCGAGCCATAGGCCTGGTCTTTTTCGTCCGTTGTTGACTGCGATCAGCAGCGAGGGAGAATTGATGTCAAGAAAAGGTCCCCGTAGCGAATCTCGACTGGGGGAATCTCCCAATGCGTAATCGGACCATTATACAGCATGGCGTTACGCGACGCCACCGTTCGAGACGCCCCAGAAGGGCCGCGCATGACGCCCCATTTGCTGCAAACCCTTGATCTAACTTCGCTTCAGGCGCTCGTCGCCGAGTGGGGACTCCCTAAATTCCGGGCCCAGCAAATCCGTAGCTGGATCGTAGATAATCGGGCCGAGTCGTTCGACGATATGGCCAATCTGCCTAAGGCCTTACGCGGACAGCTGGCCGAGAAAGCCCAGCTGTGGACCACCAAGGTCGCCCGGCATACCACGGCCGCCGATGGGACCGAGAAACTGCTGTTGCAGCTGCATGACGGGGGCCGGATCGAATGCGTGCTGCTTCGCGATGGCGATCGCCGCACGATCTGCATCAGTTCGCAGGTCGGTTGCGCGATGGGCTGCGTCTTTTGCGCCAGTGGACTGGATGGGGTCGAGCGGAACCTGACCGTCGGTGAGATCATCGAGCAAATGCTGCGGCTGCAGCGACTGCTGCCGGTCGGCGAGCGGCTGAGCCACATCGTGGTGATGGGGATGGGCGAACCACTGGCCAATGTCGATCGCCTGTTGCCGGCGCTCGACTTCGCCTCGGCGGAAGATGGGCTGGGGATCAGTCACCGCCGCATCACGATCTCGACCGTTGGCTTGCCGCCGGCGATTCGGCGTCTGGCCGATCGCGATAGTCGCTATCATCTAGCGGT includes:
- a CDS encoding DUF1501 domain-containing protein, with amino-acid sequence MLVIPGRKAKDVCDRHLGPTRRDLLRVGGSAFLGLSLGQALQMQEASAASESSGAGWGRAKSVIMVYLQGGPSHIDLWDPKENVPDKVKSAFGTIHSKVPGIDLTENLPKLAQVTDKLSLIRSMSYSPNGLFNHTAAIYQMHTGYTADKVSPSGQLEPPSPKDYPNFGSNIIKLKPPEEPMLPFVMMPRPLQESNVVNKSGTAGFLGRAYDPYYLFPPGDDMDMQKMERINITDLTLRPEVSTGRLGRRARLRDMINAGMPGLDQAVQKYDMDKYYETAMNLISSGRARDAFDLSKESDKTRDMYGRNTFGQSLLLARRLVDAGTRVVEVIWPKVANSNNHSWDHHVDLTNRMKNQSAPMLDSGLSALIADMDDRGMLENTLVVAVGEFGRSPQRGVSTSGNGNSADGRDHWPYCYTACLAGAGIKRGAVYGESDQTASAPLSDPVHPTELLATIYHTLGIDPATIVYNHLNQPRELVKAEAVTGLFG
- the rlmN gene encoding 23S rRNA (adenine(2503)-C(2))-methyltransferase RlmN encodes the protein MTPHLLQTLDLTSLQALVAEWGLPKFRAQQIRSWIVDNRAESFDDMANLPKALRGQLAEKAQLWTTKVARHTTAADGTEKLLLQLHDGGRIECVLLRDGDRRTICISSQVGCAMGCVFCASGLDGVERNLTVGEIIEQMLRLQRLLPVGERLSHIVVMGMGEPLANVDRLLPALDFASAEDGLGISHRRITISTVGLPPAIRRLADRDSRYHLAVSLHAPDDELRNKIVPTNKKVGIQAILDAADHYFDVSGRRLTFEYVLLAELNDQPEHAYRLARLLKGRPALLNIIPYNPVAGLPYRTPSKEAQHEFRAILENAGLTVKFRQKKGDKINAACGQLRRNTPENLVQITG